The stretch of DNA CAGCCCCACCAGCGGCTTCACCGCCCCCGCGCTCACCGCTCTCTCCTTGTTCGGTCTTATTGAGCAGAGCTTGTACAGCGTTGTTAATGCGTCCTTCTTCCCTCTACTCGACCCATTCAGTAGCAACGACACCAGCGGCGGGATCGCCCCGCAGGCTCCAATGGAGCTCTTGTTCTCCTCCACCAAAGCCAAGCTCATCAACGCACACGCCGCGTTCTGTTTCGAGTTCTCGGTCCCGGTCTTAAGCACGTACACCAGGGACTTGACCGCGCCTGCATTTGTGATCAACGCTTTGTTGCCTTCGTAAAGGGAGAGATTGAGAAGAGCCGTGACAGCGTGCTCCTGCGTCGATGGGTCACTGCTGCAACGGAGGAGCGGAATCAGAGCAGGAACCGCACCAGAATCGCCAATTAAAGCCCGGTTATCGGTCCGATTTTTCGCCAAAAGCCTCAACTTGGCAGCTGCGGACCGCTTCACCGCGATCGACGGCGATTTCAGAGCGTCTACGCAGATCTTGACCGTCGGCTGAAGATCCTCCGGCGAAATGCTCTCGATAATCTCCGTGGAGAAGCTCTCCCTCTGTAGAAACCCCAAACAAGGCTCGGCCTCCGCCGCATCAGCGTCTCCATTGTTTTCGTTTTCCGAGGACAACGTGGGCAACCCCGCCAACCTCTGCAACTCGCCGGAGATGTCGCTGCTGCACACTGACAGGTCGCTGAAGGCATGAGAGAGATCTAGAAACTCCTTTATCTCCTCCTCCGATGACGAGGTGGACTTCACAGACTTGCCTTTACGTAGCGCCAGCTCGCTGAGCCGCATGTCGATGCCAGAGTCAGTGAGGTTGAGGTTCTCGGACCCGCACACGGATCTCTCATCAAAGACAAAGGTGCAactttcttcttcgtttctttGGAATACGTTGGACCGTATGGTGCGCATGGAGCGGCCGTTGTTCCGGTTTCGGGGTGAATTCGTAGTGTACAGGTTTCGGGTCAGAGGGAAACGGTTGGAACTGGAATGAGAATCTCCCAGAGAAACCATCGTGGTCGGGAGCTCAGACACGTTTACGAATGTCAGTTTGTTGGATGAATTTGAGAAGGTTCTGAAGAAATTGTCATGGCGGAAGAAAGAGGGAGCGAGAGACAGAGATGTAGGGGAAGAAGATGAGGGAATAGACTTTAAAGGCTAGTGGCTTTGGCATCTGGGCGGGCGAAGACAGAGTGACGGCTTGGTGAGGTCTTAAGGGTCACAGACCACGTAATTTACACATGGTTAGATGCAGCAGGAGACTGATGTGACAGTGATGACACTACGAGTATGTGATATCTTTTTAACACGTGGGA from Juglans regia cultivar Chandler chromosome 4, Walnut 2.0, whole genome shotgun sequence encodes:
- the LOC109004565 gene encoding U-box domain-containing protein 4-like, coding for MVSLGDSHSSSNRFPLTRNLYTTNSPRNRNNGRSMRTIRSNVFQRNEEESCTFVFDERSVCGSENLNLTDSGIDMRLSELALRKGKSVKSTSSSEEEIKEFLDLSHAFSDLSVCSSDISGELQRLAGLPTLSSENENNGDADAAEAEPCLGFLQRESFSTEIIESISPEDLQPTVKICVDALKSPSIAVKRSAAAKLRLLAKNRTDNRALIGDSGAVPALIPLLRCSSDPSTQEHAVTALLNLSLYEGNKALITNAGAVKSLVYVLKTGTENSKQNAACALMSLALVEENKSSIGACGAIPPLVSLLLNGSSRGKKDALTTLYKLCSIRPNKERAVSAGAVKPLVGLVAEQGTGMAEKAMVVLSSLAGVEEGRESIVEEGGIAVLVEAIEDGSVKAKEFAVVTLLQLCADSVRNRGLLVREGAIPPLVALSQTGSVRAKHKAETLLGYLREPRQEAAS